The nucleotide sequence CTTGCCGCGCTTGGCGTCCTGGCGACCCTTACGGTGCTGGATATTGGCCCATTTACTGTGACCTGACATAAAACCTCCGAAACCTTGTATAGAGTATAAGTTTATATGCCCGGCGGAGCATCGTCGGCTACGTCCAGAGAGGACGCGTCGTCTGCTCCGCCCGGTATGAGCGCCGGTTGGGCAACGCCCGCCTGACCGCGAAAACCAAGGCCTACAAAAAAAGTTTCCTTGCTTTCGGCCCGCGAGCTTTTGGGCTTGAATGACTTGACCGCGTCAAAAGCCTTGCGCATGGGCGCAAGCAGCTCCTGAATATCTGGCCCCATAAAAATTTTGACCACAAAGCTGCCGCCCTTTTTAAGGTGCAGGCAGGCCACGGCCAGAGCCTCGACGGTAAGGTCAAGCGAGCGGGCCTGGTCGGTAAATCGTGTGCCTGTGGTACGCGGAGCCATGTCGCTGATGACAATGTCAAAGGGCCCCATTTGCGCGAGCCGTGCTTCAAACGCCGCAGAGCGGTTGAACACGTCTTCCTGCATAAAGGTAACC is from Desulfovibrio desulfuricans and encodes:
- a CDS encoding RlmE family RNA methyltransferase: MKEYRDHYFLKAKRENYPARSVYKLKELDSKFHLLRPGQRVLDLGAAPGSWSLGAAEKVGPRGLVLACDIQSTDTDFPQQVTFMQEDVFNRSAAFEARLAQMGPFDIVISDMAPRTTGTRFTDQARSLDLTVEALAVACLHLKKGGSFVVKIFMGPDIQELLAPMRKAFDAVKSFKPKSSRAESKETFFVGLGFRGQAGVAQPALIPGGADDASSLDVADDAPPGI